The Gammaproteobacteria bacterium genome window below encodes:
- a CDS encoding M1 family metallopeptidase encodes MHCLLCSVVFLAACVKPAPDSEQPEPQKPEAAQALELPPGYDHHSFANPNEAHLTHVSLDLTADFAQQILKGTATLTVQRVAPAAAMVVLDTRALDIQDVQVRQTDGSWRQTWYELSPADPNLGAALRVELPGEGDQFVVRVRYRTSPAASGLQWLTPVQTAGKRHPFLFTQSQAIHARSWIPLQDTPAVRVTYDAVVRTPPELLAVMSASNELNTPRDGVYEFSMPQPIPSYLIALGIGDLVFEPMGQRTGVYAEPSLVAAAANEFAETEQMLIATEQMYGPYRWGRYDLLILPPSFPFGGMENPRLSFITPTVIAGDRSLVSLIAHELAHSWSGNLVTNAAWRDLWLNEGFTSYLEARIMEEIYGERRASMENVLGYQKVMQQIEELPDSAEILAIDLRGKDPDDVFSNIPYTKGQLFLTTLEHAYGRDRFDAFLQQYFDAFAFRSITTEVFLEYLEKNLLDAYPGVMDMEAIRTWVYKPGMPSNVVVPESDAFERVAAQSADWLAGEVKASDIRTGQWTVHEWLYFLNNLPARLGSDQLNELDTAFTLTQSANNEIAHSWLLIAVRNDYEPAYERLEKYLVSIGRRKLITPLYEELVKSDKGAAFARRVYAVARPGYHPLAVRTVDGILAGD; translated from the coding sequence ATGCATTGCCTGTTGTGTTCCGTTGTATTTCTGGCTGCCTGTGTGAAGCCTGCGCCCGATAGCGAACAACCAGAGCCGCAAAAGCCGGAAGCAGCACAGGCCCTTGAGTTACCACCGGGGTACGACCATCACTCATTTGCAAACCCGAATGAGGCGCACCTGACGCATGTGTCGCTCGACCTCACGGCCGATTTTGCACAGCAAATCCTGAAGGGAACGGCGACCCTGACGGTGCAGCGCGTTGCGCCGGCAGCGGCGATGGTTGTGCTGGATACACGGGCGCTCGATATCCAGGATGTCCAGGTGCGGCAGACGGATGGCTCATGGCGCCAGACCTGGTATGAGCTGTCGCCGGCCGATCCAAACCTGGGTGCTGCGCTGCGCGTCGAGCTTCCGGGAGAGGGCGACCAGTTCGTTGTGCGCGTGCGTTATCGCACATCGCCCGCAGCTTCCGGTCTGCAGTGGCTGACACCGGTGCAGACGGCTGGCAAACGGCACCCGTTTCTTTTTACCCAGTCGCAGGCAATACACGCGCGTAGCTGGATACCCTTGCAGGACACGCCCGCGGTACGGGTCACCTACGATGCTGTGGTGCGTACCCCACCGGAGCTGCTGGCGGTAATGAGTGCCTCGAACGAGCTGAACACACCGCGTGATGGCGTGTACGAGTTTTCGATGCCGCAGCCAATCCCGTCGTATCTCATTGCCCTGGGTATAGGCGACCTGGTCTTCGAGCCCATGGGGCAGCGCACGGGCGTTTATGCCGAGCCATCGCTGGTTGCGGCCGCCGCCAACGAGTTTGCTGAAACCGAGCAGATGCTGATAGCAACGGAGCAGATGTACGGCCCGTATCGCTGGGGCCGGTATGATCTGCTGATTTTGCCGCCGAGTTTTCCGTTCGGCGGTATGGAAAACCCGCGGCTGTCGTTTATCACGCCGACCGTCATCGCTGGTGATCGCAGCCTGGTGTCACTCATCGCCCACGAGCTGGCTCATTCATGGTCAGGGAACCTGGTCACTAACGCAGCATGGCGCGACCTGTGGCTGAACGAGGGTTTCACCAGCTATCTCGAGGCGCGGATCATGGAGGAGATCTATGGCGAGCGCCGGGCCAGCATGGAAAATGTGCTGGGTTACCAGAAGGTGATGCAACAGATTGAAGAGCTCCCGGATAGTGCAGAGATCCTGGCCATCGACCTGCGCGGTAAAGACCCGGATGACGTGTTTTCCAATATCCCCTACACCAAGGGCCAGCTGTTCCTGACAACGCTGGAGCACGCATACGGGCGGGATCGCTTCGACGCATTCCTGCAGCAGTATTTTGACGCGTTTGCGTTTCGCAGCATCACCACCGAGGTGTTCCTGGAATACCTCGAGAAAAACCTGCTGGACGCATATCCCGGCGTGATGGATATGGAGGCCATCCGGACATGGGTTTATAAGCCCGGCATGCCGTCAAACGTCGTCGTGCCGGAATCAGATGCGTTCGAACGGGTTGCGGCTCAGAGCGCGGACTGGCTGGCTGGCGAGGTGAAGGCCAGCGATATCCGCACCGGGCAATGGACCGTGCATGAGTGGCTTTATTTCCTGAACAATCTTCCCGCCAGGCTGGGCAGCGATCAGCTCAACGAGCTGGATACCGCTTTCACACTGACGCAGTCGGCAAATAACGAGATTGCCCACAGCTGGCTGCTGATTGCTGTGCGTAACGATTATGAGCCTGCTTACGAACGGTTGGAGAAATACCTGGTTTCGATCGGCCGGCGCAAACTTATTACGCCGCTGTACGAAGAGCTGGTGAAAAGCGACAAGGGCGCGGCTTTTGCGCGTCGCGTCTACGCTGTTGCGCGTCCCGGCTATCACCCGCTCGCGGTGCGTACCGTCGACGGCATACTTGCCGGTGACTAA
- a CDS encoding FHA domain-containing protein → MVQPTDTVTSDIPERPQRTGGARIVVTYKGKRIAKYRLAKRKIMIGRRHDCDIRINSRSASRHHAQIFSVLDEDYVLDLDSKNGTFVNARRVKKHTLEDGDVVSIGGFDLAYSRATTPSE, encoded by the coding sequence ATGGTCCAGCCTACCGACACGGTGACATCCGATATACCCGAGCGCCCACAACGCACCGGCGGCGCCCGGATTGTGGTTACCTATAAGGGTAAGCGCATCGCCAAGTACCGGCTGGCAAAACGTAAAATCATGATTGGCCGGCGGCACGACTGCGATATCCGTATCAACTCGCGTAGTGCAAGCCGCCACCATGCACAGATTTTCTCGGTGCTCGATGAGGACTACGTGCTGGACCTCGACAGCAAAAACGGCACGTTCGTCAATGCGCGACGCGTCAAGAAACATACGCTCGAAGACGGCGATGTGGTCAGCATTGGCGGATTCGACCTGGCCTATTCACGAGCGACTACCCCATCTGAGTAA
- a CDS encoding histone deacetylase family protein produces the protein MTTALYRHKLCLLHDAGPGHPESPSRLQAIEKQLETDKLLEQVLLLEPPVAQREDLVAIHDPAYVEKIFSTAPSSGLVHLDGDTAMNPHSLQSALLAAGAVIDATERVLSGRLDNAFCCARPPGHHAEYGRAMGFCLFGNVAAGAAYALQRHQLDRVAIVDFDVHHGNGTEDIFRDESRVLFCSSFQHPFYPYTDISNPGDNVVYSPLPTGSGSSEFRTAIERDWLPALRRQQPQMIFVSAGFDAHRDDPLGGLLLDDDDFSWVTRQLAALAGELCNGRMVSTLEGGYDTAALGRCVSRHVSELLAAGQA, from the coding sequence GTGACCACTGCACTGTATCGACACAAGTTATGTCTGCTCCATGATGCCGGACCAGGACACCCGGAAAGCCCGTCACGGCTGCAGGCAATCGAAAAACAACTGGAGACTGACAAGCTGCTGGAGCAGGTCCTGCTGCTCGAGCCGCCGGTTGCACAACGCGAAGACCTGGTCGCAATACACGACCCGGCCTATGTGGAGAAGATTTTTTCGACGGCGCCATCCAGCGGCCTGGTGCATCTCGACGGCGATACCGCAATGAACCCGCATTCATTGCAGAGTGCGCTGCTGGCAGCTGGCGCCGTAATCGACGCAACCGAACGCGTACTAAGCGGCAGACTCGATAACGCTTTTTGCTGCGCCCGACCACCGGGGCATCATGCGGAATACGGTCGCGCCATGGGCTTTTGCCTGTTTGGCAATGTGGCTGCCGGCGCAGCATACGCCCTGCAGCGGCATCAGCTGGATCGCGTTGCCATAGTCGATTTCGACGTGCATCACGGCAACGGTACCGAAGACATTTTTCGCGATGAGTCGCGGGTACTGTTCTGCTCCAGTTTCCAGCATCCTTTTTATCCCTACACCGATATCAGCAATCCCGGCGACAATGTCGTCTATTCGCCACTGCCGACAGGCTCGGGCAGCAGCGAGTTTCGCACCGCCATCGAACGCGACTGGCTGCCGGCACTACGGCGGCAGCAGCCACAGATGATTTTTGTCTCAGCAGGGTTCGACGCGCATCGCGACGACCCTCTTGGCGGCTTGCTGCTGGACGATGACGACTTTAGCTGGGTTACGCGCCAGCTCGCGGCGCTGGCCGGTGAACTTTGCAACGGCCGCATGGTTTCGACGCTGGAGGGCGGTTATGACACCGCCGCACTGGGGCGCTGCGTGTCACGCCATGTCAGCGAGCTGCTTGCCGCAGGCCAGGCTTAG
- a CDS encoding citrate synthase, protein MANKTITLTDNTTGKSVELPLLDGTCGSPVLDVRSIQKELGCFTFDPGFKATASCRSEITYLDGAKGELLYRGYPIEQLAEQCSFLEVCYLLLHGDLPGRDERDTFVDKIRSHTMINEGLRSFLSGFRYDAHPMAILTSVVGSLSAFYHDSLNIHDPEQRLTTAHRLIAKMPTIAAAAYKHSKSEPVLYPRNELSYTGNFLWMMWGKPTEQYEPDPVAERALDVLFLLHADHEQNASTSTVRLAGSSQTNPFGAIAAGTASLWGPAHGGANEAVLRMLDEIGSVANIEKFIARAKDKDDPFRLMGFGHRVYKNFDPRARIIKKMADQVLEKYGDDPRMELAMRLEEIALKDDYFVERKLYPNVDFYSGIIYQALGFPYEMFTVMFAIGRTVGWISHWMEMVSDPRMVIGRPRQLYCGAAQRDVPPLDSR, encoded by the coding sequence ATGGCAAACAAGACAATTACCCTGACAGACAACACCACCGGCAAATCAGTGGAATTGCCGCTGCTCGATGGCACCTGCGGGTCTCCCGTGCTCGACGTGCGGTCGATCCAGAAGGAGCTCGGCTGTTTTACCTTCGATCCGGGGTTCAAGGCCACCGCCAGCTGCCGCAGCGAAATCACTTATCTTGATGGCGCCAAGGGCGAACTGCTTTATCGCGGCTACCCGATCGAGCAGCTGGCCGAGCAATGCAGTTTTCTCGAAGTGTGTTACCTGCTGCTGCATGGTGATTTGCCGGGTCGCGACGAACGCGACACGTTTGTCGACAAGATCCGTTCGCATACCATGATTAATGAAGGGCTGCGCAGTTTCCTCAGCGGCTTCCGCTATGATGCCCATCCGATGGCGATTCTCACCAGCGTCGTGGGTTCGCTGTCAGCGTTTTATCATGACTCGCTCAATATTCACGATCCGGAGCAGCGGCTGACTACGGCGCATCGCCTGATTGCAAAAATGCCGACCATAGCGGCGGCAGCCTACAAGCACTCCAAGTCCGAGCCTGTGCTCTATCCACGCAACGAACTGAGCTACACCGGAAATTTCCTGTGGATGATGTGGGGCAAGCCGACCGAGCAGTACGAACCCGATCCGGTAGCGGAAAGAGCGCTGGATGTGCTGTTCCTGCTGCATGCCGACCACGAGCAGAATGCGTCGACCTCGACGGTGCGCCTCGCCGGGTCATCGCAGACAAATCCGTTTGGTGCGATCGCCGCCGGAACCGCCAGCCTGTGGGGGCCGGCGCATGGCGGTGCGAACGAGGCGGTGCTGCGGATGCTCGACGAAATTGGCAGCGTCGCGAACATCGAGAAGTTCATCGCCCGGGCCAAGGACAAGGACGACCCGTTTCGCCTGATGGGCTTTGGTCACCGCGTCTACAAGAATTTTGATCCGCGTGCCCGCATCATCAAGAAGATGGCCGACCAGGTGCTGGAGAAGTACGGTGACGATCCACGTATGGAACTGGCCATGCGGCTCGAGGAGATCGCGCTCAAGGACGATTACTTCGTCGAACGCAAGCTCTATCCCAACGTCGATTTCTATTCCGGCATCATCTACCAGGCACTTGGCTTCCCTTACGAGATGTTTACCGTCATGTTCGCCATCGGCCGGACGGTAGGCTGGATCTCGCACTGGATGGAAATGGTGTCGGATCCGCGCATGGTCATTGGCCGGCCGCGTCAGCTGTACTGTGGCGCCGCCCAGCGGGATGTACCACCGCTCGATTCGCGCTAG
- a CDS encoding cyclic nucleotide-binding domain-containing protein: MKSPPTGRLDGGTLSQFLAHCRTREVSAKTMIIKVNDLPDRLFYLLEGSVEVIIEDERGRDMVLAYLNSGHFFGEMGFFNEQQSSRSAWVRARTDCVIGELGYSRFKALAHSNPDLVVEIATQMAIRLQRTDAKLGDLAFLDVTGRVAHVLLRLCEEPDAEVVDEGRRVRVTRPQLARLTGCSREMVCRVLKNLQSDGLICDQKGGIVVRNKSYATDPA, encoded by the coding sequence ATGAAAAGCCCACCGACCGGCAGGCTGGACGGCGGTACCCTGTCGCAGTTTCTCGCCCACTGTCGCACCCGTGAGGTGTCGGCAAAAACCATGATCATCAAGGTCAATGACCTGCCGGACCGGTTGTTCTACCTGCTCGAAGGCTCGGTGGAAGTGATTATTGAAGACGAACGTGGCCGCGACATGGTGCTTGCCTATCTCAACAGCGGCCACTTTTTTGGCGAGATGGGTTTTTTCAACGAACAACAATCATCGCGTAGCGCCTGGGTTCGTGCACGCACAGATTGCGTTATCGGTGAACTGGGCTACAGCCGCTTCAAGGCGCTGGCGCATAGCAATCCTGACCTGGTGGTGGAAATTGCTACTCAGATGGCGATCCGGTTACAACGCACCGACGCCAAACTCGGCGACCTGGCTTTTCTTGACGTGACCGGGCGGGTCGCACATGTCCTGCTGCGACTATGCGAAGAGCCGGATGCTGAAGTTGTCGATGAGGGTCGTCGGGTGCGGGTGACGCGGCCGCAGCTTGCCCGCCTGACCGGCTGCTCGCGCGAGATGGTCTGCCGGGTGTTGAAAAATCTGCAATCCGACGGGCTGATCTGCGATCAAAAGGGCGGTATCGTCGTGCGCAACAAGTCGTACGCCACCGATCCGGCCTGA